One Dunckerocampus dactyliophorus isolate RoL2022-P2 chromosome 15, RoL_Ddac_1.1, whole genome shotgun sequence genomic window, ATGTGGAGGAGGTGAGCTTGTTTAGGCTTCTCCGGCATTGTTAACCATTCATCCCCTTTGAAGGCAACATGCGGAATGCAAAGAATCCGCCAACCAACATGCATGTACGTCACACAAACgcgtatacacacacattttcatagAGTCTGCAAGAGATTTTAGCCCAAGGAAGTTTTGTAAAGCTAATGGCCTCATTTTGTGTCTGgagtgtatttgtttgtgtaagctaactcttctcTAACtcctctactcctgaaccgcctcacacaaaagggtgaaaatttgtcaaaacattcacccctactgtgttgcctgtggttgtatttttacaaatacaccacatggttgTACTGTTACTGATGTTTCAGACTACTTGAAATTTGTTACACCTACTGCAACTTTAGAACGTTTAGAGTAGACTAATCACCACTGAATTTAATACAGTACACACTTTTAAGTGAGTGACAAGCACACATCTGTAAAATTttaaatttgagcaagattggttcaaaaacatggctgctgtCAAATAAAACATCTTAGCATCTAATTGTCTATAAGCGATTATAGTGATTATCGATTATCGAACTTTGAGGATGTCTGCAAGTGTTTTGAGCACAACCAATAGGGGGCTGCACAAATTTAATTTACAGTCGTGAAGAAATTaggaggaagaagcggtatagaaaatggatggatggatggatggaacaaatTAGGAGACACCTTAATGTTTCGTTCACACTGATTCATACGAGTCCTATTGAATCCTACCTAGAAGGAGTCCTGTCAAGCgtggatggcttgtggggctCCTGAAACAGCTGACaagtaccggcaggccaagcagcaCGTGGCTTTGGCGGTGGTCAAGGCAAAAACtggggtgtgggaggagtttggtgaggccattGAGCACAACTTTTGGTCGGCCACGAAGAAGTTCCGTCCgatgcctcagaaaggggaagcagtgcctggtccACACTTTTTACAGTTGGGAtggaagcctgctgacctcgactgaggacaTAGTctgacggtggaaggaatactttgaggtccttctcaatcccactgacatactttccatagaggaagcagattctgaggacacgaacacggacagttccatcaccttGGTGAGGTATCTGTGGTAGTCAGAACACTCCCTGgtggcaaagctctgggggtgagttcctcaaggctctggatgttgagggactgtcttggcagacacatctcttcaacattgcgtggaagacgggaacagtacctctggattggcagaccgagATGGTGcttccccttttcaagaagggtcaccggagggtgtgttccaactatagggtgaggacactcctcagcctccctgggaaagtctattacAGGatactggagagaagggtacgaccgtgagctgaacctcggctacaggaggtgcaatgtggttttcgtcctggttgcggaacactggaccagctctacacccttgcaatgGTACtagagggtacatgggagtttgcccaaccggtctacatgtgctttgtggacttggaaaaggcattcaacctGTGTCTAATGGGAGGTGCTCCGGGTGTACAGGATTGGTGGcccgctactacgtgccatttggtcattgtacaaccggagcaggagcctggttcgcaagccagcagtaagttgagcctgtttccggtgaatattggcctccgccaaggctgccctttgtcacagattctgttcataattttcatggacaaaatttctaggcgcagcaaAGGCATTGAGGGAAACCAGTTTCTggaccttaggatctcgtctctgctattcgcagatgatgcggtcctgatggcctcatcaggctgtgaccttcagcgtttactggggaagCTCgtagctgagtgtgaagcttctgggatgagcctcagcacctccaaatgcGAGGCcacggttctcagtcggaaaagggtggatttcaccctccgggttgggagtgaggtcttgccccaggtcttacctcatgagtgagggaaggctggagcgtgaggtcggattggtgcagcgtctgcagtaatgcggtcgctggaCTGGACCATtgcggtgaagagagagcttaaaaattaataaattaagccaataataaaagataataaaaatttaaattgAATCTTTGTTGGAGCATTTCtttgtggggtttgcatgttttcctcttgcttgtgtgggtttttccAGGTCCTCGGCCTTCCTCCCAcatcaaaaacatacatgttaggctaattggagagcctgtgattgactggagaCTTAACCtaaagtccgctgggataggctccaggaaaagcattatagaaaatggatggatgcatctTTCTGCTCATCCATCAACACAGCTCATTGTTTGGTCTAAGTTAGCTTCAATTCATGCTATTTTGTTCTCCAGACCTCACATCCTCTTATACCCTCCTTCTTTCATCATAATTTTTTTGATGGAAAAAGCTGCCTCTTTCTCTGTGTCTTTGGCTCTTTCAGGCACTTTCAGGAAGTACCTCTGCATCCCCCTCATCAAACAATAACACCGTGGAACTCTTGGCTATTAGTTTAGCAGCCGTACACCACTTTATCTGCCCTCCACAATACTTCCTCTTTGACTGACTCACACATCCTGCAAGAGAGGGGGAAAGCGAGGGAGGCAAAGAATGAGatgggagagagagagggtgGGAGTGATTGCAATGGCACAGGAGGGAGAAATAGTCATGTTTTGTCTTCCAGTGAGAAGAATGAGTGAGGAGGAAGACAGGAAAAGCAAGGAGAGGGGATGTGAGGACCGACGCTTGGACTTTCCCTCTCAGTCCCGGCCTGCTTTGCCTCCGACGACGGACACATTGTCGCAAGATGCTTTTCCCACCTTGTGGTCATAGCGAGGCACTCTTGTCATACAGTTGAAGACACGctggagaagaaggaggagcaGATTCAGCCCAGAAAGTGAGCTGAGAGGCTCCATTGTTCGGACTTCTCGAGTGAACGCGTTGAACTTGACCTTTTGGCTCCTCACATTTTACTGGCCGCGAGCACTTTGCCTGTggatgcttcttcttcttcgtcaaTCCGGTGGGTTTGTCTCTCCCCCTAAAGTTAATTGTGACCCCGAATGCTCTTATCGTCCGCGTCCTTGTTGCTTATCTCTAGGGTAGCtcaaatctttttttgtctGCCATTGGCTGGGCCGCTGGTACTgagactgtgtgtgtgattcAGATTATGCGCCTTGACCTTTGCGCAGTCAGCTGTTGCAGCCTCTGACAATGTAATGGGACATTCCAGCAGTCTTTCTTCATCTGACAGAATTTATCAgacattttatgactttttacatttcattctcCTATTTCTGCTACGTCTTGTGGCCTAATCGAATTTACCTTCTTGTTTGTGGAAGCTCAAGGGACACACTTCCTTCCCCCACATTGCAGCAGATTATCCAATATTTATTTGGGGACTTTGGGAATTGTTAAGTCCACTAAATGACAGTGTCACCCTGAGCTCACACCATTATGCCAACTTTGTAGCCGTTGTTGTGGACTAGGTGCGTCCAAAAAGAAAGTATCAGCCAGCATTCTCTTGTGTTCCCTGGGtcttgtaataaaataaaaaaaaacaagaaaaggcCCAGAGACATTATGGAGCCTCCTTGGACGTCCCTGAATGCAAACTACACAAAAGTCTTTTGAGCAACTCCAAGAATTTTTTTATATCCTTCGGTTGTGTCATCAAGACACTCCGAGGGCAACGAGCATGCACATTCAACAAGTCAGGAATTCACTGGCGCTTTATACCCTCAAGGAACCACAGCAACAGTCAGAAAGTTCTAGAACTTGAATATACTTTCTCTGCCACAGCATTCCGTACATCTGCACTGTCTCCATCGAGCAGCTAAAATGGAAGGAAGACATGGTTTATGTTTGTGCTTGTATATTTCCCCAcacacagtatactgtacatatacatgaAGGACGTTGTGACACAATGTTCAAGGAGGCagaagcaggaaaaaaagagtgtTTGTCTTGGAAATGTTTCTGCTTTTATCACAAGCAATCAGAAAAAGGCTTTCCTTGCTTTTCCCTTATGGTGCCAACATCCGGCGTTCTTCTCCCAAAAATAGTCacaattaatttattttcagtACAACTGAGAACAAAAAGAGTTCAGGTTTGGTgtcaatgctttttttttatttttaagtcgtTCAATCGGCCAGTCGTACCACTTCACAACTAAAGTGAACCGTGCTGAAGTTTGGTACACTTCCTCTTGATAAGAAGAGGTGGACTAGGGCACGACATGagtgcatgcacgcacacagaaTAGAATGACTGTAACGCGATAGATTCTCGCCGTTTGCATGCAAATGGGCTGAAGCACGAAGGCTGAGGTTTAGTGTAAGTTCTCCCTAGGACAGGGCAGTTCTCAAATTAGCCAAGTTCACATATCTCAAGAGTTCTGTCTCGGTTTATGATTCATTTTGAAGTTGGGTGTTCGATTGTCATCCAGTAATGTATGGGCCGGTGTCACCTGTCGCTTCTCCCCGTCTATCTTCGCAGGCGCAGCGTCCCATTCATCAGGCCTCACTCCTGGCACCTTGCGAAGCTGTCCCAGCTTCCCCTACCTCCCCCGCCACCCCCTCCCCCGTCTCCGCCGCCCAGCGTCCCTCCACTCACCGACTCCCCCCCACTCCCACCACCTCCCCCTCCTCCACCTGCCATGCAGCTCCATCCTGGCGCTTATACACTAGCCTGGAACACAAGTGACCACAGGTGAGTCCTTCAAATCTCATGTATCTTTCAGACAGTTAACTCTATGGAGTACGGGTTACCCTGGTTCAGCATGCCCCTGGTTGGGATTTTTGTCCCCTCATAGCCAATAATTGCCAGGAAACGGGTGACATCATTGTGTTTCAATGTCAACCACCCACGCAGGAAGGTCCTTGTTCTATTTTTAACTCTCTATGCAAACACTCCAACGGTGATAGCCAATCAGATCTCCCCCGGTGAGCTGTTCTTTGTCTAGGGGGCCATGTTGACAGTTCTcaaagattttttcattttggtaAATGATTCGTCAATTTTTTATgtggctttgtttgggtttaattCTTACactgctgcttctgctgctgtgTGATAATTTCATCCAGAATATGTGCCACAAACCTCATGTTTCAAGTGACCATGTCAGCAAACATCATTGGTATGCTTGTACAACATAGACGGTGGATGCGGTGAATCAGAACTGCACTGCTGGAATTTAACAAGCCACCAGGTCCAAATAAAAGTCCAGTACTTAAAGACTGTTTGACAAAGTGATGCAATTTGTGAGGCAGCTTTTGTCACTTTTGCTGGCTTGTGTGTTACCAAGATTACTTAAGATTTTTGtgtaccatatactgtattatggcAAAAGAAGAAGTCATGTAGTCATATTTGTGTTATGATCTCATCAAACTAAACTGTGGATCCTTTAGAGGAAACGGGAACTTCAGTGTTTGTATTGTGactcacaataaataaatagcctTTATGTCTTTGTTCTTCATCAATGCTCTACTGTTCTCCACCTGATAGGaatcaatgatatcatgcacCTCTTTTAGGCTGAATTGGGTCTATGATGGCAACATGTGTGTGGGAATGTTTCACAATGGCACGTAACTCTTGACATGTGGACAAAGAGAGGAAGACGTCCAGTAAACTGTACTTGTGTGGGACCTTTTGTACACACTgcgtctgtgtgtatgtgtgtgtatgtgtgtgtgtgtgtgtgtttgtgttggtaGGCCAAAAGAAATCCGCTCCAtctgaacacacacaccttgTTTCGTGATGATTTTGCCTGCGTCAACTGTCTCGATTGCATGTTCTACGGCGCGCCTCATTGAGCAGGAGTTACTGTCATATCCTGTCCAGCTCCTGTCTCATTTCCTCTCTTCCTCCCGCTCTCATCCAGGTCAAATCTATACAGCAGCCCTTGCTTTCTCATTCACTTCCCCTCACAGACAATTTTCTCACGCAGGACTATCATGAGTTACCCAATAGAAATGTCATAAAAGCAGCAGTGACCTATGAAATTTGGATGAATTTTGTGGAAACTCTTGGATTTCTCGCATCCGTGCATGGAATAGCAAACCACAACCTTATGACTTTTGGCAAATTCTCAGGCCGTTAACCTCAAGTGGAAATCGTAAAGATGATTGTATTATAGCCAGAATGCAGGGGATTGAACTCGGGTTCATGTCTGGGACGTTTTGGTTGTCTTGGCTTTGCCGCTTGCTCTGTTGTGCAACCACAAAGTTTACCACATGTAAATCCACACTGAATTCTGCATGGTTTCTGTGCAATTGTCTTGCAGGGTTCCTAGTAAGTActtactttgatattttgctgcGTCATCTGAAATCTATCAACCATTTGACTATTTTCCCGAAGTGATAATGTTCAAAAGAGGATAGTGTTGATGTTATAAAATGATTTGGAAAaggaagaaagagaaaaatGGCAGAGCATATGGGGAATCAAGTGAGGACTTTAGAGAACTGGGCTTCAGACAGTAGGAGATGATGAGGAGGAAATCATAtcagactttttttaaaagagtCATCCTGCAGGgttcttttaaaaacacatacagGACTACTGTGGTTTGCTCTAAGGAGTGATTTAAAGCAGATTCCCCAGTGGTAGGCTTTTGAATTTATGTCATTAGAAGAATTAGTTTCTTTTTGGTTTTTTGCCGCTTGAAAATGAATGCTAGGTGTATGAAATCTTCACCAATGGAGGGCTAGCTTGGGTATCAATACTTACACGTAAAAAGTGTTGACTTCCGCCTGGAAGAATTGAtccttttaacattttaatcttTTATATTTGTTGATGGATGTTAGTGTTAATGTGGTAATGTTATAAAATACCTGAATGTATCCCTTCTCCATCTCCTTCCAGTGACTTGCCCATGCAGTGGGGTCAGCTGTCCAGGCCGTACTCATCCACCGATCGAAGCAGTTCCCTGGGCTCCATGGAGAGCTTGGATACGCCCACACCTGTCACACAGCCTTACTCTGACTCCCTCAGTTCCCCTGTTGACCCGGCACTCTTCAACAACAAGAGAGACTCTGCCTACAGCTCCTTCTCCGCTAGCTCCAACACCTCAGACTACGCCACAGTGCTGCTCCGACCTGGTGACATGTGCTCTATGGACAACTTCCTCCAAAGCCTGGGGCCGTCTTCTCCAGGCTTTGCCAGTGGGGATGCCGCAACGCCAGTAAGTTCATCCAGCGAGGCCGCAGATGACGCACGGCTGATTGGACTGAAGTCCATGTCACTGACCAGGCCGAGGATCAGGCCTGTAGAGGTGAAAGAGAGGCCTTCCTCTTGTTCTTatgaggaggagaggagaggaggaggctGTGATATAAGTGGTGAAAGTGGAATAGAAGGAAAGATGACTCCCACTCAGCctccacacagaaaagacaGTTTTAAAACAACCAGGAGTTGCTCTAATGTTTCAAACAAACGCTGTGCTTCAGCTCCTATTGAAATGTGCAGTGTTCCTTGTTTCTATAATGACAATACATCTTCTCCAAATGGTGAACCGGGAACTCATAATGGTTTCCTTCAAGTTGAAGAAGTCAATACTGGACATTTAGGATCCTGCTATAGCCAAAACGAACAACTTGGATGTAGTATGAATGCTCAGAAGGACTACAGTGACAAAACAACTACAGATCACCTCTCGGACCTAGGTGGGTTATCTGTGGTTGCTTCAGACCCGTCAGTGGATACTCAGGGGCACACTCATGTCATACACTCTCAGACCAAGCATCCTTTTGCAGGCCTACACCAGCAAAATGACCCTAAGAATGCCCCACCACTTCAGTTTTTGCAGTATAACAGCGACAACTCCTCACTAGAACCTTCTAGTCAGTCATATCCCTCATGTAGGACCAAGTTGTCCCCTTTACCACCAGCCCTGATGGAGAGCCAAGAACGCTCAAACAATCTTTCTCCTGAGCCAACAAACAAATGGGATGGAAGCCGCTGCTCAACCCCTGGATCCGTTTTCTTGGAGGTGGACGTGGAGGAAGGAATGGGAATACAAGGCAAGTCCCTCCCTCTGAATCAGCATCACCATCCTTGGAGCCGCTCTGTGAGTGTACCTGAGGAACCAACAGGGACATCATTGCAGGGTATCCTGGGTTCTGACCAAATACTTGGAAGAGATTTTCAGCCTCTTAGTGCTGCTGTCAGCGTTGATACTTTAATGGAGGAGCAAAGGGCAGAGGAGAGCAGGAGAAGTGGAGAAAAATCTGAGGACAATGCCGAGGCCACCATGAAAAAGTCATCTAGGAACCATCGTCGAAACCGCCGCCGCAGTGAACGCTTTGCGACCAACCTTCGAAATGAAATCCAGAGGAAGAAGGCTCAACTGCAGAGTAGCCTTGGCCCTGGAGGGTTACTCTCTAGTGGTGAAACTGTCCAGGAAGAGGAGGGTGCAGACCTCCACTGGGAGCCTGAAGAAGCGGACATTGTAGTCAAAGAAAGAAGAACCAAAGTTGTGTTTGCCCCAACTGTTAGTACAGCAGAGACAGCACGAGATGAGAAATCAAACACTCCAGGTCAAATAAACCATGATGATCTGCCTCTTCAACCTCCATCCACAACTACAGCCATTCAGATTGTGGACCCAGGAGTGCCTAATTTTGGTGTTGGCATCCGAGTTGTGGAGGAGCCAGCTCCTGCAGGCAAAGCTCGCCGCTGGCGTTGGACTCCTGAGCATAAGCTCCAGCCAGAACCAGAACCAAGCAAACTGTATGGGGTTGTTGGAGAGAGCATGTTAGGGGTCACCCAGTCAAGGCATGGGGTCTGTGCCTTTACATCCTCTTCCACGCCCTCTGGTGGTCGCTCCTCTTCCTGTTCTCGGATGGAGGAGTCTGACATCCTTCCATTTGCAGACAGAAGGAAGTTTTTTGAGGAGACGAGCAAGTCCATTGCAGGATCAATGGTGTCTAGTGTGTTGAGTCACACACAGAGAAAGTCCCAGGAGGTAGAGCATGTTCAGTACAGACACCAAAGGAGATATTCCTACCAAGGGGGGCTACAGCAAGAAAAAAACCTGCTTCCAAAACCAATGGAAGCCAGGAGGCCATCAGTGTGTACTAGCCGAGAGAGACAGCAGGAGAAGCAGAGGGACCAAATGAAGGAATGGGAGGAAAGAGCCAGAGAACAAGTGAGGGATGAAATGTTGCGAGAAATTGAGATGCAGCAGGAGAAGGAAAGGCAGGAGAGGGAACAAGAGATGGAAAGAGAGAGGCTCAGAGAGAAGGAGCGAGAGGAGAGGGTGAGACAGTGGGAAACGGAACGTGAAATGGAGCTTGAGTTGGAGAAGGCGAAGGAGAAGGAGCAACTTCAAATAGAAAGCGAGGAAGAGCTAGAGCGACAACAGAAAGACtttttcatcagttcatgcgcCAGAGAAACAAATCAGGACTTTCATGACCAGAACCTGCATCCCAAGTCTTGCAGTACAAGTCTCATCCCAAGATCTGCATTCTACCCAGTTAACCAACCTTCACAGCCATCTTTGGACCCGAGGAGCTACAACCCGACAGAAGTAAGTCTCCTTTCATTGGTACCATTGACTTTATGTAGTTTGTCAGGACATTGCCAAGTCAACTTTCAATGGGAGCGCgatatgttcttattctttcattgttttctttgttttcttgggagaatgaacagaataagattttcattgcatggtataactgctgttgtactatgcacatgacaataaaactctcttgaatcttgattctTGAATAACCTGACCCAAATTGTGGGATGTGTGGAAATATAGAAATTTTTCAACTTCTTCTCAATAAAGATTCCAGTTGAGTTCCATTTCAGAGCCTTGACTTTGATGCGCTgtaaaactgaacatacagaaataaagaGTGTCAATTAGAACTTACATAAGATAAAAATAATTTCTCTGACATTTAACATAAACAAATTCAAACTATGTGCTAGCTCAATGCTAATTTACAATGAAAATCCCATATACGCCCTAGCAGTTAGCATTAGAGATTTTACATGGTGATTTcgaacacctccaaatatgacaattaaTAGATAACTAAGATTCACATTCCACTTAAACAGCTGATATAGAATAAGCATAAATACTTCTAGTCAAAACCTTCTAAGGCTCAACAACAGACAGGACTGCCACATTCAACATCTTAATGTGTTAATATAATGTTGGTCTTCTTCTATGACAGCGTTTCAGACTGTTGTTGCCACCTATAGGAGTATTACAGACAACACCCTGCTGCATAAAACAAATCTCATTTAGAATAAAAGCGCAAAATTAAGACCcacgacccactgaaaatgggtcgcaacccaccagttgagaatgacTGGTCTAGAGGAAAGGATGAATCATGATGATGCCTCTAGTTTTGTAAATTGCTGGACTTGCACGATTGCAttaattacctccaccaagcgcagCGCAAAGCGCGGTGCGGAGGTTATGCTTTTGCCaatgtttatctgtttgtgttcgaaataacttgaaaggttctgaatggatttggataaaattttcaggaattgtcggaaatgagatatggaagaactgataaaATTTGGGGGGTAATCCGGATCatcgtctggatccaggaattttttaaaggattccttaacattgcgagataggcacattttcggcatttgtccatataactccacaaataATGATCAGCGTTCTTACAggacaggacaagtttccaacaagttctaaaaaatatcaaagactgataaaaaaaattgcaggattattattttttgtgtgaatcacaatatggggggaactatggcacttggcggaggtctgtgctctccggGTGCTTCTCTGGTtaaatacatgtatttattgCGCACACAAAATAGTTCCGGGTGACTGAGAGTGGAGtgggtttttggttttggaatattttgagtATTCCGAtgtatttctattatgaatgccgttatcattaagaacttgcAAGGAAATACCACTGAGAGTGTAGTCACAGGTGAGCGTGCATGCCGTGTGTTTAATTTTTGGATAATTTTGAGTACTCCCATTTATTTCTGTTACAAATCGTGTCAATCATTAAAAATTACAGAGTAGTTATTTACCAAGCATTgcagtcattctatgacttgGCTATGTGTAATGCATGCAATCATGATGTGCCTTGGCCATCCTCTTCCAATCATGCCAAAGGAGTGGAAATACTGAAATTCAGCGCTATCAGCGGTGTGGAGTGGGCCCAAGCACGGTACAATCGGCCTTGTGGTACAcccttaaacattttttatagaTGGTCTGAAACAAAAATCAGTTCTGGCCCCAGTGGTGGTTTCTCAGCACAAGCTGCTGTCTTCAAATTAATCAAtctgaaacaaaaacattgcAGCTGCATTGCCTTGCAGTGTTAGACAGCGCTATTTCCACTGAAATGAACTGACCAGCATCAGAGAGGGTCTGGGCCCATCCAAGTGGCTTGTGGTTGATCTGCCGGTTTGAAGTCGCGTCTTGTATCCTGCAAGTGGTCAGAATCTGAATGTGTTTTGATTTCAAAACTCTACGGATCATTGAAATACTTTGTGAACATGGTGGTGGATTTGGTCTCCTTTTGACCACAAACTGATGATTGAGGACTATTGAAGGGAGGTGGGGAGGTACATCCTTATTTGAACTCTTGATAGTCCTGGGAACCTTTTAAACCAAATtatgtacctaatattgtatACCTTATATCACCACTGACATTGTCGGAGGAAGGCCCACTTCCCTTTGCCTGGAACTCTTCACACCAGTTGGATTCTTTGTGGTGTTATTACTTTTAATTGTCCTACTCAGGCGCAGTATCCTGCCCGGCAACAGGAAACAAGCAAGCTAAGCAGGAAGTACAGCTTGACAGAAAGGTGAGACACTTCTTTTTCATATAAACAAATAGTATTGGCTTTCTGATGGAGAGAGAGGGAGGTCAAAGCTCCTTTGGGTCATCTTTGTCTTGATTGTTCCTAAGTAAGTCCCTGGAG contains:
- the shroom4 gene encoding protein Shroom4 isoform X1 codes for the protein METVEQLVSFHHIQVQLSGGAPWGFTLKGGLEHGEPLIITKIEEGGKAAQCKKLKVGDELININGSALYGSRQEALILIKGSYRILKLAVRRRSVPFIRPHSWHLAKLSQLPLPPPPPPPPSPPPSVPPLTDSPPLPPPPPPPPAMQLHPGAYTLAWNTSDHSDLPMQWGQLSRPYSSTDRSSSLGSMESLDTPTPVTQPYSDSLSSPVDPALFNNKRDSAYSSFSASSNTSDYATVLLRPGDMCSMDNFLQSLGPSSPGFASGDAATPVSSSSEAADDARLIGLKSMSLTRPRIRPVEVKERPSSCSYEEERRGGGCDISGESGIEGKMTPTQPPHRKDSFKTTRSCSNVSNKRCASAPIEMCSVPCFYNDNTSSPNGEPGTHNGFLQVEEVNTGHLGSCYSQNEQLGCSMNAQKDYSDKTTTDHLSDLGGLSVVASDPSVDTQGHTHVIHSQTKHPFAGLHQQNDPKNAPPLQFLQYNSDNSSLEPSSQSYPSCRTKLSPLPPALMESQERSNNLSPEPTNKWDGSRCSTPGSVFLEVDVEEGMGIQGKSLPLNQHHHPWSRSVSVPEEPTGTSLQGILGSDQILGRDFQPLSAAVSVDTLMEEQRAEESRRSGEKSEDNAEATMKKSSRNHRRNRRRSERFATNLRNEIQRKKAQLQSSLGPGGLLSSGETVQEEEGADLHWEPEEADIVVKERRTKVVFAPTVSTAETARDEKSNTPGQINHDDLPLQPPSTTTAIQIVDPGVPNFGVGIRVVEEPAPAGKARRWRWTPEHKLQPEPEPSKLYGVVGESMLGVTQSRHGVCAFTSSSTPSGGRSSSCSRMEESDILPFADRRKFFEETSKSIAGSMVSSVLSHTQRKSQEVEHVQYRHQRRYSYQGGLQQEKNLLPKPMEARRPSVCTSRERQQEKQRDQMKEWEERAREQVRDEMLREIEMQQEKERQEREQEMERERLREKEREERVRQWETEREMELELEKAKEKEQLQIESEEELERQQKDFFISSCARETNQDFHDQNLHPKSCSTSLIPRSAFYPVNQPSQPSLDPRSYNPTEAQYPARQQETSKLSRKYSLTERDYTSWRREQNRGAPHQGSCTPRQLENGRNSCNAYTAAPPPAPLSLRGRAMSENDICFTNNQHWMPSHSSAVSQTLSEVKEQTAAVQGDVLHSAQLTQRKKNPPPRPPPPKWEQFHRRRASQHMLFCSSSTAPPQHTSTEPTEHLNAEPCRQRSYSLPPQRQEVAENCPRCSCHQPRPPEPAFSHIPSSWHQFPELSFSIAPFSPRFSRRAFRPVEPPTREREGNLGGVYFQQHGRVMTPPQAPEGLCLNSLSESDTSCSDLHKPPPSQRPGAVWDRTPSPRIHSNNALPPVLEDGCLGGVLTSESFSVPEYKQQQSLDLPRPPETGTESETTLSPSPSHSMEAELDVPLETDIDDFQEDERPLAEEELITSELPCFALPVTILETDIDTLPDPRAEPVGETRREESGSVEEELESGREELSLEELFLHNSKGETGTENWRGTFQSVEHNTDSLDRRSGTSSSCSSYYSTSAAKAQLLSQMKDFSDNKEHDEDDELSYKRQLMESLRKKLGVLREAQRGLQEDIRANAQLGEEVESMAVAACKPNEVDKFRMFIGDLDKVVSLLLSLSARLLRVETTLDTLDPDTEEDERLPLLEKKRQLMRQLSEAQDLKDHVDRREQAVSRVLARCLSPDQHRDYSHFVKMKAGLLVEQRQLEDKIRLGEEQLRGLRESLGLGLGLGMGMSMGYGQY
- the shroom4 gene encoding protein Shroom4 isoform X2 translates to MQLHPGAYTLAWNTSDHSDLPMQWGQLSRPYSSTDRSSSLGSMESLDTPTPVTQPYSDSLSSPVDPALFNNKRDSAYSSFSASSNTSDYATVLLRPGDMCSMDNFLQSLGPSSPGFASGDAATPVSSSSEAADDARLIGLKSMSLTRPRIRPVEVKERPSSCSYEEERRGGGCDISGESGIEGKMTPTQPPHRKDSFKTTRSCSNVSNKRCASAPIEMCSVPCFYNDNTSSPNGEPGTHNGFLQVEEVNTGHLGSCYSQNEQLGCSMNAQKDYSDKTTTDHLSDLGGLSVVASDPSVDTQGHTHVIHSQTKHPFAGLHQQNDPKNAPPLQFLQYNSDNSSLEPSSQSYPSCRTKLSPLPPALMESQERSNNLSPEPTNKWDGSRCSTPGSVFLEVDVEEGMGIQGKSLPLNQHHHPWSRSVSVPEEPTGTSLQGILGSDQILGRDFQPLSAAVSVDTLMEEQRAEESRRSGEKSEDNAEATMKKSSRNHRRNRRRSERFATNLRNEIQRKKAQLQSSLGPGGLLSSGETVQEEEGADLHWEPEEADIVVKERRTKVVFAPTVSTAETARDEKSNTPGQINHDDLPLQPPSTTTAIQIVDPGVPNFGVGIRVVEEPAPAGKARRWRWTPEHKLQPEPEPSKLYGVVGESMLGVTQSRHGVCAFTSSSTPSGGRSSSCSRMEESDILPFADRRKFFEETSKSIAGSMVSSVLSHTQRKSQEVEHVQYRHQRRYSYQGGLQQEKNLLPKPMEARRPSVCTSRERQQEKQRDQMKEWEERAREQVRDEMLREIEMQQEKERQEREQEMERERLREKEREERVRQWETEREMELELEKAKEKEQLQIESEEELERQQKDFFISSCARETNQDFHDQNLHPKSCSTSLIPRSAFYPVNQPSQPSLDPRSYNPTEAQYPARQQETSKLSRKYSLTERDYTSWRREQNRGAPHQGSCTPRQLENGRNSCNAYTAAPPPAPLSLRGRAMSENDICFTNNQHWMPSHSSAVSQTLSEVKEQTAAVQGDVLHSAQLTQRKKNPPPRPPPPKWEQFHRRRASQHMLFCSSSTAPPQHTSTEPTEHLNAEPCRQRSYSLPPQRQEVAENCPRCSCHQPRPPEPAFSHIPSSWHQFPELSFSIAPFSPRFSRRAFRPVEPPTREREGNLGGVYFQQHGRVMTPPQAPEGLCLNSLSESDTSCSDLHKPPPSQRPGAVWDRTPSPRIHSNNALPPVLEDGCLGGVLTSESFSVPEYKQQQSLDLPRPPETGTESETTLSPSPSHSMEAELDVPLETDIDDFQEDERPLAEEELITSELPCFALPVTILETDIDTLPDPRAEPVGETRREESGSVEEELESGREELSLEELFLHNSKGETGTENWRGTFQSVEHNTDSLDRRSGTSSSCSSYYSTSAAKAQLLSQMKDFSDNKEHDEDDELSYKRQLMESLRKKLGVLREAQRGLQEDIRANAQLGEEVESMAVAACKPNEVDKFRMFIGDLDKVVSLLLSLSARLLRVETTLDTLDPDTEEDERLPLLEKKRQLMRQLSEAQDLKDHVDRREQAVSRVLARCLSPDQHRDYSHFVKMKAGLLVEQRQLEDKIRLGEEQLRGLRESLGLGLGLGMGMSMGYGQY